A part of Mucilaginibacter defluvii genomic DNA contains:
- a CDS encoding TolC family protein, translated as MNRYILKRSGLKLLMLMLCMPAVSVFAQEKITLQRAVELALERNLTIKQAQLSEALTGEDLKQSKYNRLPDLNVNTQGSFNWGRSLDQSTYSFTNQRIFTAFGSLTSQIVLFQGGQLRNQIIQNKIQLEADRTNTTKVKNDLILNVVTTYLTVLTNQDLVKAAGQQIDISKQTLDRANISFKAGNQTVADLSQAKSQLSTAELNRTDAQNQLELSILTLKQYMEMPPETQIEVVRPDVSQLSVQSIFNAQEVLNTALNVNPDVRLAELQRDVLKQAVKVAQGAYYPTLVLFATLGSNYSSIYQRAGRPYATGEFNPIGVVNNAARDTVVTPAFATPFTKPSVFGQLSDNFYQSIGLNLSIPIFRRFATRTAVRKAKIQYQNAEVQAQLSRNNLSKIIYQAVWDAQAAQKRYISAQQTYQANKDAYNAILQRFNVGLVNSLDLNTSLTNFNKAEFDMIQARYQMVFRSKVIDYYLGKPISL; from the coding sequence ATGAACCGATATATACTCAAACGTTCCGGGCTTAAACTCTTAATGCTGATGCTCTGCATGCCGGCGGTAAGTGTTTTCGCGCAGGAGAAGATAACCCTGCAACGGGCGGTAGAACTCGCACTCGAGCGTAACCTTACCATTAAGCAGGCACAACTCAGCGAAGCGCTTACCGGCGAAGACCTGAAGCAATCAAAATATAACCGGTTGCCCGATCTGAACGTGAATACGCAAGGCTCATTCAACTGGGGCCGAAGCTTGGATCAGTCAACTTATTCCTTCACCAACCAGCGTATATTTACGGCGTTTGGCTCTTTAACATCACAAATTGTGCTGTTTCAGGGCGGGCAATTGCGTAACCAGATCATCCAGAACAAAATACAGCTGGAGGCTGACCGTACCAACACCACCAAGGTTAAGAACGACCTTATATTGAACGTGGTTACCACTTATCTTACAGTGCTGACCAACCAGGACCTGGTAAAGGCGGCGGGCCAGCAGATAGATATTTCAAAGCAAACGCTTGATCGCGCCAACATCAGCTTTAAAGCCGGTAACCAAACCGTGGCGGACCTGTCACAAGCTAAATCACAACTTTCAACCGCTGAACTTAACCGTACCGACGCGCAAAACCAGCTGGAGCTATCCATCCTGACGCTGAAGCAATACATGGAGATGCCGCCCGAAACACAAATAGAGGTGGTGAGGCCCGATGTAAGCCAGCTCTCGGTACAATCCATATTTAACGCCCAGGAAGTACTAAACACCGCCTTAAATGTTAACCCGGATGTCCGCCTGGCCGAATTACAGCGCGATGTACTGAAACAAGCCGTAAAAGTGGCGCAGGGCGCTTACTATCCAACCCTGGTACTGTTTGCTACTTTAGGTTCAAACTATTCAAGCATTTACCAGCGTGCCGGCCGTCCTTACGCTACCGGGGAGTTTAACCCGATAGGTGTGGTTAATAATGCGGCTCGTGATACTGTAGTTACACCGGCTTTCGCTACACCGTTCACCAAGCCATCGGTATTCGGACAATTGAGTGATAACTTTTACCAGTCGATAGGTTTAAATCTATCAATACCTATCTTCCGTCGCTTTGCTACCCGTACAGCGGTGCGTAAAGCAAAAATTCAATACCAGAATGCCGAAGTTCAGGCTCAATTATCACGAAACAACCTGAGCAAGATCATCTACCAGGCCGTATGGGATGCCCAAGCGGCGCAAAAACGCTATATATCGGCGCAGCAAACCTACCAGGCCAATAAGGATGCTTACAATGCCATATTGCAGCGCTTTAATGTAGGTTTAGTAAATTCGCTCGATCTGAATACATCGTTAACCAATTTTAATAAAGCTGAGTTTGATATGATACAGGCCCGTTACCAGATGGTGTTCAGAAGCAAAGTGATTGACTATTACCTGGGAAAACCGATTTCGTTATAA
- a CDS encoding YraN family protein, producing MALHLELGRRGETLAKTYLENMGYEILDENWTYGKAEIDLIAYKDRVIIFAEVKTRTGTGFGAPEDFVDSRKQRLMAHAADEYIYITNHQGDVRFDIISVLFNKSGNYTLKHIEDAFWPSAD from the coding sequence ATGGCTTTACACCTCGAATTAGGTCGCCGGGGCGAAACATTGGCCAAAACTTATCTGGAAAATATGGGTTATGAAATACTGGATGAGAACTGGACCTATGGCAAGGCCGAAATTGACCTGATCGCTTATAAAGACAGGGTGATTATATTTGCCGAGGTTAAAACCCGTACCGGAACCGGTTTTGGAGCGCCCGAAGATTTTGTTGACAGCCGCAAGCAACGCCTGATGGCGCACGCTGCCGACGAATACATCTACATAACAAATCACCAGGGCGATGTGCGTTTTGATATAATTTCGGTACTGTTTAATAAAAGCGGGAATTATACGTTAAAACATATTGAAGATGCCTTTTGGCCATCTGCTGATTGA
- a CDS encoding efflux RND transporter periplasmic adaptor subunit, which produces MGKTTKYILIIAGVLALLLIIGKLTGFLGGPKKTQVATEKAAERTITESVSASGKVKPHVEVKISAEVSGEVVDLPIKEGDVVKKGQLLCRIRPDILQSGYERAVASYNTQKATVGNSAQMLKQAEANFNNQASIYKRNKELYESKVVTAAEFETAKANYESAKANLEAAKQSVIGAKFGLDQSQASVKEAQDNLAKTSIYSPVDGVVSKLSIEKGERVLGTIQMAGTDIMTISDVNAMDVNVDVNENDINRVAVGNESDIEVDAFLGKKFKGKVIEIGSSANVVGTNADQVTNFTVKVRIDPESYKALMAGKEGTPSPFRPGLTATVEIKTNNVKGLSVPIQSVTTREDEKKNAAADKKADDDDDDKKQLSAPVKEYVFVYSAGKVKQVQVKTGIQDDAYIQILSGVKAGDEVVSAPYSAISKTLKDNEEVEKVDKSKLFGTEEKK; this is translated from the coding sequence ATGGGAAAGACTACAAAATATATTCTGATCATTGCCGGGGTACTTGCGCTGTTGCTGATCATAGGTAAATTGACCGGCTTTTTGGGCGGGCCAAAGAAAACACAGGTAGCTACTGAAAAGGCTGCCGAACGTACCATCACCGAATCGGTATCGGCAAGCGGAAAAGTTAAACCGCACGTTGAGGTAAAAATAAGTGCCGAGGTATCTGGCGAGGTAGTTGACCTGCCAATTAAGGAAGGCGACGTGGTTAAAAAAGGCCAGTTGTTGTGCCGCATCCGTCCGGACATATTGCAATCAGGCTATGAGCGTGCCGTGGCATCATACAATACCCAAAAAGCTACCGTTGGCAATTCGGCTCAGATGTTGAAACAGGCCGAGGCAAACTTTAACAACCAGGCATCCATCTATAAACGTAATAAAGAGCTTTACGAGAGCAAAGTAGTAACCGCTGCCGAGTTTGAAACCGCAAAAGCTAATTACGAGAGTGCCAAAGCCAACCTGGAAGCAGCTAAGCAAAGTGTTATAGGCGCTAAGTTTGGCCTTGATCAATCACAGGCATCTGTAAAAGAAGCTCAGGACAACCTGGCCAAAACGTCTATCTACTCTCCGGTGGATGGCGTAGTGTCCAAACTATCCATTGAAAAAGGCGAGCGCGTATTAGGTACTATCCAGATGGCGGGTACGGATATCATGACGATATCTGACGTGAACGCGATGGACGTTAACGTTGATGTAAACGAGAACGATATTAACCGCGTGGCCGTTGGCAATGAGTCGGACATAGAGGTAGATGCCTTTTTAGGTAAAAAATTCAAGGGTAAGGTGATCGAGATAGGCAGCTCGGCCAACGTGGTGGGTACCAATGCCGACCAGGTGACCAACTTCACGGTTAAAGTACGTATAGACCCGGAATCATATAAAGCCTTAATGGCGGGCAAAGAGGGTACACCGTCGCCTTTCCGTCCGGGCCTTACCGCTACCGTTGAGATCAAGACTAATAATGTTAAGGGCCTGTCGGTACCTATACAATCGGTTACCACGCGCGAAGATGAAAAGAAAAACGCAGCCGCCGACAAAAAAGCGGATGACGATGACGATGACAAAAAACAATTAAGCGCGCCGGTTAAAGAGTATGTATTTGTTTACAGCGCCGGTAAAGTAAAACAGGTGCAGGTAAAAACCGGCATACAAGATGATGCTTACATTCAAATATTATCGGGCGTTAAAGCCGGAGATGAGGTGGTATCAGCCCCTTACTCAGCCATCTCAAAAACTTTGAAGGATAATGAGGAAGTAGAAAAGGTTGATAAATCAAAACTTTTCGGCACAGAAGAAAAGAAGTAG
- a CDS encoding polymerase: MKRVLIALMLMMGLQPASAQMRFLPKFVRKMLFEQDSSKHSSFFILPVISSAPETGFEGGGSALYSFYTDTLNEGTRVSNIFGYATVTTKGQSRFSLSTNYWTPQNKYHYTATISYINFPFDYFGTGNETNKANLDRLGQKRLRINLTAEKRVSKNIYLGLAAGGLDYKFTDKEPGGIYQNLQRSEQPGGGSILFAGPSFVFDDRNNNTYTTKGAVVTAYFNFMKGMFSNNDYRGGLFNIEYAQFFPISKKLVLGFNAQEQSLVGAREPFYLLPTLGNDEIMRGYYNGRFRDRNLIAAQTELRYRISNRFGIVGFGGAGKVFNNSFNFDGLKPSYGLGGRYFFDVEKGLSMRVDYALGEKRPGESRQSGLYLSLAEAF; this comes from the coding sequence ATGAAAAGAGTTTTAATAGCGCTCATGCTGATGATGGGCCTGCAACCGGCCTCTGCGCAAATGCGTTTTTTGCCAAAATTTGTACGTAAAATGCTGTTTGAGCAGGACAGCAGCAAACACAGCAGCTTTTTTATTCTACCTGTAATCAGCTCCGCGCCCGAAACCGGCTTTGAGGGCGGCGGCTCCGCACTTTATTCTTTTTATACCGATACCCTTAACGAGGGCACCCGGGTATCAAACATATTTGGCTATGCTACCGTAACCACCAAAGGGCAAAGCCGCTTTAGCCTGAGTACCAACTACTGGACGCCGCAGAATAAATACCACTACACGGCTACCATCAGCTACATCAACTTTCCGTTTGATTACTTTGGAACCGGCAACGAGACCAACAAAGCCAACCTCGACCGCCTCGGCCAAAAACGCCTGCGTATAAACCTTACTGCCGAAAAGCGTGTAAGCAAGAACATCTATCTGGGCTTAGCGGCAGGCGGGCTTGATTATAAGTTTACCGATAAAGAGCCAGGCGGCATTTACCAAAACCTGCAACGCTCAGAACAACCAGGCGGCGGCAGCATACTATTTGCGGGGCCAAGTTTTGTGTTTGACGACCGTAATAACAACACCTACACCACAAAGGGAGCCGTAGTGACTGCCTATTTTAACTTTATGAAGGGCATGTTCAGCAATAACGATTACCGCGGCGGCCTGTTCAATATTGAGTATGCGCAGTTTTTCCCGATCAGTAAAAAACTCGTTTTAGGCTTCAATGCGCAGGAGCAGAGTCTGGTTGGCGCGCGCGAGCCGTTTTACCTGCTGCCAACTTTGGGTAATGATGAAATTATGCGCGGCTACTACAATGGCCGCTTTCGCGACAGAAACCTGATTGCCGCGCAAACCGAATTGCGCTATCGCATAAGTAACCGTTTTGGTATTGTGGGCTTTGGCGGCGCAGGCAAGGTTTTTAATAACTCCTTTAATTTTGACGGACTAAAGCCTAGCTACGGCCTGGGCGGCCGCTACTTTTTTGATGTGGAGAAAGGCCTCAGCATGCGCGTTGATTACGCCCTTGGCGAAAAGCGCCCCGGCGAAAGCAGGCAAAGCGGCTTATACCTTAGCCTGGCCGAAGCTTTTTAA
- a CDS encoding SIMPL domain-containing protein, which translates to MKKLMMMVAFFAATYGAFAQTADLRRKIEVTGIAEKEVTPDIINVSVSLREYMDGKKKISISELEKQLEKAVAAAGVAKEDFTVNNVSSWNMATEKKKNPDFLVSKQYSIKFRELNKYNQILSKIDPKGIQSTNIDSYDYSKINELKKELKIQALLSAKEKATYLVTALGDKLGGVINISETDNSSFPQARMYANMSMRGAAEAGDVAESDIDFKKIKLSFQINAVFEIK; encoded by the coding sequence ATGAAGAAATTAATGATGATGGTGGCCTTTTTTGCCGCAACATATGGAGCCTTTGCTCAAACTGCCGATTTGCGCCGTAAAATAGAAGTTACCGGCATTGCCGAAAAAGAAGTAACACCGGATATTATCAATGTATCTGTATCATTACGGGAGTACATGGACGGTAAGAAAAAGATCAGCATAAGCGAACTGGAAAAACAATTGGAGAAGGCGGTAGCTGCCGCAGGCGTTGCTAAAGAAGATTTTACCGTTAACAACGTTTCCAGCTGGAATATGGCTACCGAAAAGAAGAAAAACCCCGACTTTTTGGTAAGCAAACAATACAGCATCAAGTTTCGCGAGCTGAATAAATACAACCAGATATTAAGCAAGATTGATCCGAAAGGCATCCAGTCAACCAATATCGACAGCTACGACTACTCGAAAATTAACGAGCTGAAAAAGGAACTGAAAATACAGGCCCTGTTATCAGCTAAAGAAAAAGCCACTTACCTGGTAACTGCGTTGGGCGATAAGCTGGGCGGTGTGATCAACATATCTGAAACAGATAATAGCAGCTTTCCGCAGGCGCGCATGTATGCCAACATGAGCATGAGGGGTGCCGCCGAAGCGGGCGACGTAGCCGAATCAGACATCGACTTTAAAAAGATAAAGCTGAGCTTTCAGATCAATGCTGTGTTCGAGATCAAGTAA
- a CDS encoding class I SAM-dependent methyltransferase: MFNIRFAADYLRHRFKAKTRHGIHSPFVYQLVDKVIYDFEPKKVYADIEQVRKHLLADDRTITVTDLGAGSHVNNNKQKHISQIAKNALKPPKLAQLLYRLAAYTNPDSIIELGTCLGVTTLYLQQAAPEAQVHTLEGCPQTAAVAGQQFAGQKLDNIALTVGNFDDTLYNVINSLPKLDFVFVDGNHQKDATLRYFEWCLPHVHEDTLLIFDDIYWSEGMKEAWAQIKAHPQVTATVDLFWIGLVYFKKGQAKEDFLIKF; this comes from the coding sequence ATGTTCAACATAAGGTTTGCGGCCGACTACCTGCGGCATCGTTTTAAAGCAAAAACCCGCCATGGTATCCACTCCCCTTTTGTGTACCAACTGGTTGATAAGGTAATATACGATTTTGAGCCCAAAAAAGTGTACGCCGATATAGAGCAGGTTCGTAAACATTTACTTGCCGATGACCGGACCATCACCGTTACCGACCTTGGCGCCGGTTCGCATGTAAACAACAACAAGCAGAAACACATCAGCCAGATTGCCAAGAACGCGCTTAAACCACCAAAGCTCGCTCAGCTATTGTACCGCCTGGCTGCCTATACCAACCCGGATAGCATTATTGAACTGGGCACCTGCCTTGGCGTTACCACGCTTTACCTGCAACAAGCCGCGCCCGAAGCCCAGGTACACACGCTCGAGGGTTGCCCGCAAACGGCGGCAGTGGCCGGGCAGCAATTCGCCGGTCAAAAGCTGGATAACATTGCCCTAACCGTAGGCAACTTTGATGATACGCTTTACAACGTAATTAACAGTTTGCCAAAACTTGATTTTGTGTTTGTGGATGGCAACCACCAAAAGGACGCTACACTGCGCTATTTTGAATGGTGCCTGCCGCATGTGCACGAAGACACCCTGCTGATTTTTGATGATATTTACTGGAGCGAAGGCATGAAAGAAGCTTGGGCACAAATAAAAGCACACCCGCAGGTAACCGCTACGGTCGATCTGTTTTGGATTGGGCTGGTTTACTTCAAAAAAGGGCAGGCTAAAGAAGATTTTCTGATAAAGTTTTAA
- a CDS encoding alpha/beta hydrolase, which translates to MKILALPLFVLLAVNVFAQKQTPITLYPDGAPGAKSTPKTYQEKLENGSWILKVSTPTLTPYLPAAGTANGTAVIVLPGGGYAGLASAHEGEAIAREFNKIGVTAFLLKYRLPSDSIMTDKKIGPLQDVQRAIQIVRERAAEWKINPDRIGIIGFSAGGHLASTAITHFQKAVIPNKNNTNLRPDFGMLIYPVISFGEFTHQGSKENLISKNPAPELVNEFSNELQVTTQTPPTFLIHAEDDTVVPVQNSLLFYNALLANKIKAEMHLYPAGGHGFGLVNPTTKELWFSSLTNWMAANGWLGK; encoded by the coding sequence ATGAAAATACTTGCCTTACCCTTATTTGTATTGCTGGCTGTGAATGTATTTGCACAAAAACAAACCCCCATAACGCTATACCCTGATGGTGCCCCGGGCGCAAAATCCACCCCCAAAACCTATCAGGAAAAATTAGAGAATGGCAGCTGGATATTAAAGGTAAGCACACCAACACTCACCCCCTACTTACCTGCAGCAGGTACGGCCAATGGTACTGCAGTTATTGTGCTGCCGGGTGGTGGCTACGCCGGTTTGGCATCGGCACACGAGGGTGAGGCCATAGCGCGTGAGTTTAACAAGATTGGCGTTACCGCATTTTTGCTAAAATACCGCCTGCCCAGTGATTCCATCATGACGGATAAAAAGATAGGGCCACTGCAGGATGTGCAGCGAGCCATACAAATAGTACGTGAGCGCGCTGCCGAGTGGAAGATAAACCCTGACAGGATAGGCATCATTGGCTTTTCGGCCGGTGGACACCTGGCCTCAACCGCTATTACGCATTTTCAAAAAGCAGTTATCCCGAATAAAAACAACACTAATCTGCGCCCCGATTTCGGGATGCTGATATATCCGGTGATCAGCTTTGGAGAGTTTACCCATCAGGGCTCAAAAGAAAACCTGATCAGCAAAAACCCGGCTCCCGAACTGGTTAACGAATTCAGCAACGAGCTGCAGGTTACGACCCAGACACCGCCAACGTTTTTAATACATGCCGAGGATGATACCGTAGTGCCCGTTCAAAACAGTTTGCTGTTTTACAATGCCTTACTTGCCAACAAAATAAAGGCTGAGATGCACCTATACCCGGCAGGCGGGCACGGTTTCGGCTTGGTAAACCCAACCACTAAAGAGCTTTGGTTCAGCAGCCTTACCAACTGGATGGCCGCCAACGGCTGGCTGGGTAAGTGA
- a CDS encoding glutaminyl-peptide cyclotransferase → MNKRLKLFLAGAVLLAAASCGDDKPKTADITLSPEAGTSINSGKELAVKVNLPEGTSIDSVVYMLDTLRIGSRKDTAAVVVKTDGMPLGNKVITANVFTGGKSREVTSNVVLLAAKAPDVYTFKVEKVYPHDTSSYTEGLEYHDGFLFESDGGYLTPPEGEDVTGQSSLRRVDLNTGKVVQQAMVDPKVFAEGITIVGDKIVQLTYKEKIGYVYDKKSFKLLKTFSYTAGTEGWGLCFDGEKIYNTDGSNSILFLDKNDYHQIGAINVYDNEKQIDQVNELEYIDGKLYANVYLSDDILVIDPKTGAVLAKIDMSSLYPKEKRNANADVLNGIAYDTKGKRIFVTGKNWDKLFQVKFLKTSELPL, encoded by the coding sequence ATGAACAAACGACTTAAACTTTTTTTAGCCGGAGCAGTGCTGCTGGCCGCAGCAAGCTGCGGTGATGATAAACCAAAAACTGCCGACATTACCTTAAGCCCGGAAGCCGGTACCAGCATTAACAGTGGTAAAGAACTTGCTGTTAAAGTTAACCTGCCAGAAGGTACGAGCATCGACTCGGTAGTGTATATGCTGGATACGCTGCGTATCGGCTCACGTAAAGATACCGCCGCCGTTGTGGTTAAAACCGATGGTATGCCGTTGGGCAACAAGGTAATTACCGCCAACGTATTTACCGGTGGTAAAAGCCGGGAGGTTACCAGCAATGTAGTTTTACTGGCTGCCAAAGCGCCGGATGTTTATACTTTTAAGGTAGAGAAAGTTTATCCGCATGATACCTCATCATACACCGAGGGGTTGGAGTACCATGATGGGTTTCTGTTTGAAAGCGATGGCGGTTATCTTACCCCACCGGAAGGTGAAGATGTAACCGGCCAGTCGAGCCTGCGCAGGGTTGACCTGAACACCGGAAAAGTAGTACAACAAGCCATGGTTGACCCAAAAGTTTTTGCCGAAGGCATCACCATAGTTGGCGATAAAATAGTACAGCTTACTTACAAGGAAAAGATTGGCTATGTGTATGATAAAAAATCGTTCAAACTGTTAAAAACCTTTAGCTACACCGCCGGCACCGAAGGCTGGGGCTTATGCTTTGACGGCGAGAAGATTTACAACACCGATGGCAGCAACAGTATTTTATTTTTGGATAAGAACGACTACCACCAGATCGGCGCCATAAATGTTTACGACAATGAAAAACAAATTGACCAGGTTAACGAACTGGAATATATTGACGGTAAACTGTACGCTAATGTTTACTTAAGTGATGATATTTTAGTTATCGACCCTAAAACGGGCGCCGTATTAGCAAAAATTGACATGAGCAGCCTGTACCCAAAAGAGAAGCGCAACGCCAATGCCGACGTGCTTAACGGTATAGCTTATGATACCAAGGGTAAACGGATATTTGTAACCGGCAAAAACTGGGACAAGCTTTTCCAGGTAAAGTTTTTAAAGACATCGGAGTTGCCGCTGTAA
- a CDS encoding transglutaminase-like domain-containing protein → MLNTSEINSLIKLLDDPDAEVFEHVHDKLLSLGGSAIEPLETAFTEAFDPLLQERIANLVHEIQFGQLKNDLKLWIHSGAFDLLQGALIINRYQYPDLDEQKVINQIEAIKRDIWLQMMNEGSPVEQVKLINHVFYNIYGFSGNTTNHQDPQNSYISQVLETKKGNQISLAIIYSIIAQKLDIPVYGVNLPQHFILAYLDEGMQSEFESGILFYINAFNKGFIFGRRDVDMFLKQLKLMPDKQFYEPCSNTEIIKRVIRNLISAYEQLGSTDKVDELNELLEIVE, encoded by the coding sequence ATGTTAAATACATCCGAAATAAACTCATTAATAAAATTGCTCGACGACCCGGACGCAGAGGTATTTGAGCATGTGCATGATAAGTTGCTATCATTAGGTGGCAGCGCGATAGAACCGCTTGAAACTGCTTTTACCGAGGCTTTTGATCCGCTTTTACAGGAGCGAATTGCCAACCTGGTGCACGAAATTCAGTTTGGCCAGTTAAAAAACGATCTTAAATTGTGGATACACAGCGGCGCGTTCGACTTGCTACAGGGGGCACTCATAATAAACCGCTACCAGTACCCCGACCTTGATGAACAAAAGGTAATTAACCAGATAGAAGCTATTAAGCGAGATATATGGCTGCAAATGATGAACGAGGGCAGCCCGGTTGAGCAGGTGAAGCTGATTAACCATGTATTTTATAATATATACGGCTTTAGCGGCAATACCACCAATCACCAGGATCCGCAGAACAGTTACATTAGCCAGGTGCTCGAAACCAAAAAAGGTAACCAGATATCACTCGCTATAATTTATTCCATTATAGCCCAAAAGCTTGATATACCGGTGTATGGCGTTAACCTGCCGCAGCATTTTATATTGGCTTACCTGGATGAGGGCATGCAAAGCGAGTTTGAAAGCGGCATACTCTTTTACATAAACGCCTTTAACAAGGGTTTTATATTCGGCCGGCGCGATGTGGATATGTTTTTAAAGCAGTTGAAACTAATGCCCGATAAGCAATTTTACGAGCCCTGCTCAAATACCGAAATTATTAAACGCGTAATACGCAACCTCATCAGCGCGTACGAGCAGTTAGGCTCAACCGATAAGGTTGACGAATTGAACGAACTGCTGGAGATTGTAGAATAG
- a CDS encoding polysaccharide deacetylase family protein, protein MYLFKTPRLLKLLYPKLIWDIKTSSRSIFLTFDDGPIPIVTPYVLKILKEYGAKATFFCIGDNVRKHPEIFEQVKREEHAIGNHTFNHLKGWKTDDDTYLDNFKQADELLHTNLFRPPYGRIKRSQADQLKALNPELDIIMWDVLSGDFDMTLKPERCLKKTLKYTRPGSIVVFHDSLKAFNRLEYVLPRALGLWKSQGYTFELLPVQTH, encoded by the coding sequence ATGTACCTGTTTAAAACCCCTCGTTTGTTAAAACTGCTCTATCCTAAACTAATATGGGATATTAAAACGAGCAGCCGAAGCATTTTTTTGACCTTTGACGATGGGCCTATACCTATTGTTACACCTTATGTGCTAAAAATTTTAAAAGAGTATGGCGCTAAGGCCACCTTTTTTTGCATCGGCGACAACGTACGCAAGCACCCGGAAATTTTTGAGCAGGTAAAGCGCGAGGAGCATGCCATAGGCAACCATACCTTTAATCACCTTAAGGGGTGGAAAACAGACGATGACACCTACCTTGATAACTTTAAACAGGCAGACGAACTGCTGCATACCAATCTTTTCAGGCCACCATACGGACGCATTAAACGTTCGCAGGCAGACCAGCTAAAGGCGCTTAACCCAGAGCTGGACATTATTATGTGGGATGTGCTAAGCGGCGATTTTGACATGACGCTCAAGCCCGAGCGTTGCCTGAAAAAAACGTTAAAATATACCCGCCCGGGATCAATAGTGGTATTTCACGATAGTTTGAAGGCCTTTAACCGGTTGGAGTACGTATTGCCGAGAGCCTTGGGTTTGTGGAAAAGCCAGGGTTATACATTTGAGTTGCTGCCTGTGCAAACCCATTAA
- the serS gene encoding serine--tRNA ligase — MLQVNYIRENREQVLERLAVKNFKQPELVDNIIELDEKRRQTQNLSDSVSAEANAAAKKIGELMRTGQKEEAEAIKASTGKWKEDIKQYGEQLAALEAELQQKLVLLPNLPHSSVPKGLTPEENEIVLEHGTKPELPGNALPHWELAAKYNLIDFELGVKITGAGFPVYKGKGAKLQRALISFFLDEAEKGGYSEVIVPLLVNETSGFGTGQLPDKEGQMYHAGIDNLYLIPTAEVPVTNLYRDVILKGDELPVKNCGYTPCFRREAGSYGAHVRGLNRLHQFDKVEIVQVVHPDNSYSVLEEMSAHVQGLLQKLGLPYRVLRLCGGDMGFASALTYDMETWSAAQQRWLEVSSVSNFETFQSNRLKLRFRNAEGKTQLAHTLNGSALALPRIVATLLENNQTEEGIKIPEVLVPYTKFDWIN, encoded by the coding sequence ATGCTTCAGGTAAATTACATCCGCGAGAACAGGGAACAAGTGCTGGAACGCCTGGCTGTTAAAAATTTTAAGCAGCCCGAACTGGTTGACAACATTATTGAGCTTGACGAAAAACGCAGGCAAACCCAAAACCTGTCAGACAGTGTATCCGCCGAAGCAAATGCCGCCGCCAAAAAAATTGGTGAGCTGATGCGTACCGGGCAAAAAGAAGAAGCCGAAGCCATTAAAGCCAGTACCGGTAAATGGAAGGAAGATATTAAGCAATACGGCGAGCAGCTTGCCGCCCTTGAGGCCGAACTGCAGCAAAAGCTGGTACTATTGCCTAACCTGCCGCACAGCTCGGTACCCAAAGGCTTAACGCCGGAAGAAAATGAGATCGTGTTAGAGCACGGCACCAAGCCGGAGCTACCAGGCAACGCTTTGCCACATTGGGAACTGGCCGCAAAATATAACTTAATTGACTTTGAACTGGGTGTTAAAATTACCGGCGCCGGTTTTCCGGTATATAAAGGTAAAGGCGCCAAACTGCAGCGCGCGCTGATCAGCTTCTTTTTAGATGAGGCCGAAAAGGGTGGTTACAGCGAGGTGATTGTTCCGTTACTGGTTAATGAGACATCGGGCTTCGGCACCGGCCAGTTACCTGATAAGGAGGGCCAGATGTATCATGCAGGTATTGATAACCTGTACCTGATACCCACCGCCGAGGTACCAGTAACCAACCTGTACCGTGATGTGATATTAAAAGGCGACGAATTGCCGGTTAAAAACTGCGGCTATACGCCATGTTTCCGCCGTGAGGCGGGCTCATACGGTGCACATGTACGCGGCCTTAACCGCCTGCACCAGTTCGATAAGGTAGAAATAGTACAGGTGGTACATCCGGATAACTCTTATAGTGTGTTGGAAGAAATGAGCGCACACGTGCAAGGTTTGCTGCAAAAGCTTGGTCTGCCATACCGGGTGCTGCGTTTATGCGGTGGCGACATGGGTTTTGCATCAGCGTTAACGTATGATATGGAAACCTGGAGCGCGGCCCAACAACGCTGGCTGGAAGTATCATCTGTATCAAACTTTGAAACCTTCCAGAGCAACCGCCTTAAACTGCGTTTCCGTAACGCCGAGGGCAAAACGCAGTTGGCTCACACGCTAAATGGCAGCGCACTGGCCTTGCCGCGTATAGTAGCTACGCTATTAGAAAATAATCAAACAGAAGAAGGTATTAAAATACCGGAAGTATTGGTTCCTTATACTAAGTTTGACTGGATAAATTAA